Proteins encoded by one window of Armatimonadota bacterium:
- a CDS encoding Ni/Fe hydrogenase subunit alpha — protein MNPEPSTKTIRVDALARVEGEGAMYVRVVGDRVADVQLRIYEPPRFFEALLRGRHFTEAVDITARICGICPVAYQMSATNAMEDACGVRVDGPLRDLRRLLYCGEWIQSHALHVYLLHAPDFLGYESAVHMARDDASTVRRGLRLKKAGNAVMTMLGGREVHPINVRLGGFYRVPTKSEMRALAEPLKWARDAAVETVRWVAGFPFPDFERDYEMVALRHPDEYAITEGRLASTRGLDAAVREFGDYVVEEQVPHSNALHATIRGRGPYLVGPMARYALNFDRLSPLAQEAAREAGLGPVCRNPFQSIVVRAAELVYACDEALRLIDRYEPPDRPAVDVPPRAATGHGCTEAPRGILYHRYTIDDAGTILDAKIVPPTSQNQKSIEEDLRGFVQARLDLPHDALTWQCEQAVRNYDPCISCATHFLRVDVERT, from the coding sequence ATGAATCCTGAGCCCAGTACGAAGACGATCCGGGTCGACGCCCTGGCTCGCGTCGAGGGCGAGGGCGCGATGTACGTGCGCGTCGTGGGCGATCGGGTGGCGGACGTACAGCTGAGGATCTACGAGCCGCCGCGCTTCTTCGAGGCGTTGTTGCGAGGTCGCCACTTCACCGAAGCGGTGGACATCACCGCACGCATCTGCGGCATCTGCCCCGTTGCCTACCAGATGAGCGCGACGAACGCGATGGAAGACGCCTGCGGGGTGCGGGTGGACGGGCCCTTGCGTGATTTGCGACGCCTCCTGTACTGCGGCGAGTGGATCCAGAGTCATGCCCTGCACGTCTATCTGCTGCACGCGCCGGACTTTTTGGGCTACGAGAGCGCGGTGCACATGGCGCGGGATGACGCGTCGACCGTACGGCGCGGCCTGCGGCTGAAGAAGGCCGGGAACGCCGTCATGACGATGCTGGGCGGCCGTGAGGTTCACCCGATCAACGTCCGGTTGGGGGGATTCTACCGCGTCCCGACCAAGTCCGAAATGAGAGCCCTGGCGGAGCCGTTGAAGTGGGCGCGGGATGCCGCAGTCGAGACGGTGCGTTGGGTGGCCGGCTTTCCGTTTCCCGACTTCGAGCGCGACTACGAGATGGTGGCGCTGCGTCACCCCGATGAGTATGCGATCACCGAGGGGCGGCTGGCCAGCACCCGGGGGTTGGACGCTGCTGTTCGCGAGTTCGGAGACTACGTCGTCGAAGAACAGGTCCCGCACTCCAACGCACTGCACGCGACCATCCGGGGCCGCGGTCCGTACCTCGTGGGCCCGATGGCCCGCTACGCTCTGAACTTCGATCGCCTCTCGCCGCTCGCGCAGGAGGCGGCACGGGAGGCCGGGTTGGGGCCCGTCTGCCGGAACCCCTTTCAGAGTATCGTCGTGCGCGCCGCGGAACTCGTCTACGCATGTGACGAGGCGCTGCGGCTCATCGACCGCTACGAACCACCGGATCGCCCGGCGGTGGACGTCCCGCCGCGGGCGGCTACCGGCCACGGATGCACCGAGGCGCCGCGGGGCATTCTGTACCACCGCTACACGATCGATGACGCGGGTACGATCCTCGACGCGAAGATCGTGCCTCCGACATCTCAGAATCAGAAGTCCATCGAGGAGGATCTCCGCGGATTCGTGCAGGCACGCCTCGATCTTCCGCACGACGCTCTGACCTGGCAGTGTGAGCAGGCCGTTCGCAACTACGACCCCTGCATCTCGTGCGCCACTCACTTCCTGCGCGTGGACGTGGAGCGCACGTGA
- a CDS encoding hydrogenase maturation protease: MGLVVIGIGNLFRRDDAVGLTVARRLRGCVPEGTRVVRVEGDPMEILECCAGAETVVVIDAVRSGRRPGTVCRFDASRDPLPTHLFGATSTHAV, encoded by the coding sequence ATGGGTCTGGTCGTGATCGGTATCGGCAACCTCTTCCGGCGGGACGACGCTGTCGGGCTGACCGTCGCCCGGCGGCTGCGCGGCTGTGTGCCGGAAGGCACCCGCGTCGTGCGGGTCGAGGGCGACCCCATGGAGATCCTGGAGTGCTGCGCTGGCGCGGAGACTGTCGTGGTGATCGACGCCGTCCGCAGCGGCAGGAGACCGGGGACCGTATGCCGGTTCGACGCGAGCCGAGACCCACTGCCGACGCACCTGTTCGGTGCCACGTCCACCCACGCGGTC
- a CDS encoding oxidoreductase encodes MRRSRRRKPKLAVWKFASCDGCQLTVLNLEDELLALAGAVEIAHFLEASRATVRGPYDVSLVEGSITTPHDARRIRRIRERSRYLVTIGACATAGGIQALRNFKDVREFVSIVYAKPEYIETLSQSTPISNHVRVDFELQGCPIDRRQLLEVLTAFLHGRRPNVPAHSVCMECKRRGVVCVMVARGVPCLGPVTQAGCGALCPGHARGCYGCFGPMETPNTASLATWLGRLGMADASLVRVFRTFNAGAPAFRAAAESHES; translated from the coding sequence ATGCGGCGCTCCCGGAGACGCAAGCCCAAGCTGGCCGTCTGGAAGTTCGCGTCCTGCGACGGCTGCCAGCTGACCGTGCTCAACCTGGAGGACGAACTGTTGGCGCTGGCCGGTGCGGTGGAGATCGCCCACTTCCTGGAGGCCTCACGGGCCACGGTGCGGGGTCCCTACGACGTTTCCCTGGTGGAGGGCTCGATCACCACACCTCACGACGCACGGCGGATTCGGCGCATTCGGGAGCGGTCCCGCTACTTGGTCACGATCGGAGCCTGCGCCACCGCGGGCGGGATCCAGGCGCTGCGCAACTTCAAGGACGTGCGGGAGTTCGTCTCGATTGTGTACGCAAAGCCCGAGTACATCGAGACCCTTTCGCAGTCGACGCCGATCTCAAATCACGTGCGCGTCGACTTCGAACTGCAAGGCTGCCCGATCGATCGCAGACAGCTCCTGGAGGTGCTGACGGCGTTTTTGCACGGACGGAGGCCCAACGTCCCTGCGCACAGCGTCTGCATGGAGTGCAAGCGCCGCGGGGTGGTCTGCGTGATGGTGGCGCGGGGCGTGCCCTGCCTGGGTCCGGTGACGCAGGCCGGCTGCGGCGCCCTCTGTCCGGGCCACGCGCGCGGCTGCTACGGCTGTTTCGGTCCGATGGAGACTCCCAACACCGCTTCGCTCGCGACGTGGTTGGGGAGGCTCGGGATGGCCGACGCCAGTCTGGTGCGGGTGTTTCGCACCTTCAACGCCGGCGCGCCTGCATTCCGCGCGGCTGCGGAGAGCCATGAATCCTGA
- a CDS encoding FAD/NAD(P)-binding protein, protein MHTLGRDAMVPVPAVVRRVRRQTRDTCTVDLDSPRGQGFSFRPGQFNMVYVFGIGEVPISISGNPQRPVPISHTVRAVGAITTAIRGLRRGDVVGLRGPFGSSWPVEAAEGMDVLIVAGGVGLAPLRPAMLHVLANRERYGRVALLYGARTPHDLLFRRDLERWRGRFDLHVAVTVDAPVLGWNGGVGVVTALIQSAPVDFAECVAWVCGPEVMMRFAVAELLRLRVAAERITLSMERNMKCAVGLCGHCQYGPYLLCREGPVFRYPDVQRWLTIKEV, encoded by the coding sequence ATGCACACACTCGGGCGTGATGCCATGGTGCCGGTGCCGGCCGTCGTCCGTCGGGTGCGCCGGCAGACACGGGACACCTGCACGGTCGATCTGGATTCCCCGCGCGGCCAGGGGTTCTCCTTCCGGCCCGGCCAGTTCAACATGGTGTACGTCTTCGGTATCGGTGAAGTGCCGATTTCGATCAGTGGGAATCCGCAGCGACCGGTCCCCATCTCGCACACCGTGCGCGCGGTCGGCGCGATCACGACTGCGATCCGCGGTCTGCGGCGGGGGGACGTCGTGGGTCTGCGTGGGCCGTTTGGCAGCAGCTGGCCGGTCGAGGCGGCGGAGGGGATGGACGTCCTGATCGTGGCCGGCGGCGTCGGACTGGCGCCGCTGAGGCCCGCGATGCTTCACGTCCTTGCGAACCGGGAACGCTACGGCCGGGTGGCCCTCCTGTACGGGGCGCGCACGCCCCACGACCTCCTGTTCCGCCGCGACCTGGAACGATGGCGCGGACGCTTCGACCTGCACGTGGCTGTCACCGTGGACGCTCCGGTCCTGGGATGGAACGGGGGGGTGGGGGTGGTGACGGCGCTGATCCAGTCTGCGCCCGTGGACTTTGCGGAGTGCGTGGCATGGGTCTGCGGGCCGGAGGTCATGATGCGCTTCGCTGTGGCCGAGCTGCTCAGGCTCCGCGTGGCGGCAGAGCGCATCACGTTGTCGATGGAACGCAACATGAAGTGCGCGGTGGGGCTGTGCGGCCACTGTCAGTACGGGCCGTACCTCCTCTGCCGGGAGGGACCGGTCTTCCGGTACCCCGACGTCCAGCGATGGCTCACGATCAAGGAGGTATAA
- a CDS encoding cyclic nucleotide-binding domain-containing protein yields the protein MEDLEALLARQPFFRGMDPRWIAFLAGCARNVRFNAGEYLFHEGDEAIRFLLIRHGRVALETHVPGHGPVTIQTIGADDVVGWSWLFPPYRWIFDARAVELVRAVEFEAACIRQKCDQDPAFGYVMLMRLVPVIVSRLQATRLQLLDVYGVVAGRHAHTRA from the coding sequence ATGGAGGACCTTGAGGCCCTGCTGGCACGGCAGCCGTTCTTCCGCGGGATGGATCCTCGGTGGATCGCCTTCCTGGCAGGGTGCGCACGCAACGTTCGGTTCAACGCCGGAGAGTACCTCTTCCACGAGGGCGACGAGGCGATCCGGTTCCTGCTCATCCGTCACGGCCGGGTGGCCCTGGAAACCCACGTGCCAGGGCACGGACCGGTGACGATCCAGACGATCGGCGCGGATGACGTCGTGGGGTGGTCGTGGTTGTTTCCGCCGTACCGGTGGATCTTCGATGCCCGCGCGGTCGAACTCGTGCGCGCCGTGGAGTTCGAAGCCGCGTGCATCCGGCAGAAGTGCGACCAGGACCCGGCGTTCGGATACGTGATGCTGATGCGACTGGTTCCGGTCATCGTCAGTCGTCTGCAGGCCACCCGCCTGCAGCTGCTCGATGTGTACGGGGTCGTGGCCGGGCGGCATGCACACACTCGGGCGTGA